In a genomic window of Mycolicibacterium neoaurum VKM Ac-1815D:
- a CDS encoding aminotransferase family protein: MLGRQLVIERGEGSYVYTADGRRLFDGTAGLWHANVGHSHPDLAAAAHTQMLKLETYHIFGRFVNDQAVALANRLATMSPIDNPKVILNSGGSDAIDVACKLARRHWQREGRTSKTTIISREFAYHGLHAYGTSIAGLEFNRDGYGTDSLVPETRRVPVHDVDALKGVIADVGAENIAAIVTEPIQGTGGVNPPQAGYLETLQQLCRENDILFVLDEVITGFGRTGSMFAADRFGLSPDLITFAKGVTSGYAPLGGVLVAPSVWEPFYVDDTATPIFRHGATYAGHATACAVAMANLDVLERDGLVERAGELEELLRVQLNQLNADRPSVADVRVAGFLGGVTLRGDLSAEVVADKLIDIGFISRPLRGNTLQLSPPFITTDEELTQYVGAISHVLIEEESK; this comes from the coding sequence GTGCTCGGCCGACAACTGGTGATCGAACGCGGTGAGGGGTCCTACGTCTACACCGCGGATGGGCGACGGTTGTTCGACGGTACGGCCGGCTTGTGGCACGCGAATGTCGGTCACAGTCACCCAGACCTTGCTGCCGCCGCGCACACTCAGATGTTGAAGCTTGAGACGTACCACATCTTCGGCCGCTTCGTGAATGACCAAGCCGTGGCGCTTGCGAACCGACTCGCCACCATGTCGCCGATCGACAACCCGAAGGTGATCCTGAATTCAGGTGGCTCGGACGCGATCGATGTCGCCTGCAAGCTCGCGCGCCGACACTGGCAGCGCGAGGGGCGCACCAGCAAGACCACGATCATCAGCCGTGAGTTCGCCTACCACGGCCTGCATGCGTACGGAACCAGCATCGCCGGCTTGGAGTTCAACCGCGACGGTTATGGCACCGACTCACTCGTGCCGGAGACACGTCGGGTGCCCGTACACGACGTCGATGCCCTCAAGGGCGTGATCGCGGACGTAGGCGCTGAGAACATCGCGGCCATCGTGACCGAGCCCATTCAGGGCACTGGCGGCGTCAACCCCCCTCAAGCGGGCTATCTGGAAACGCTCCAACAGCTGTGTCGAGAAAACGACATCCTGTTCGTCCTGGACGAGGTCATCACCGGGTTCGGTAGGACCGGCTCGATGTTCGCCGCGGATAGGTTCGGATTGAGCCCCGACCTCATCACCTTCGCCAAGGGGGTCACCTCGGGTTACGCGCCACTCGGCGGCGTGCTGGTGGCCCCAAGTGTCTGGGAGCCGTTCTATGTCGATGACACCGCTACGCCGATCTTCCGGCACGGAGCCACCTACGCCGGTCACGCCACCGCCTGCGCAGTGGCCATGGCCAATCTCGACGTGCTGGAGCGCGATGGCCTGGTCGAGCGGGCCGGCGAGCTCGAAGAGCTGTTGCGCGTACAGCTCAACCAGCTGAACGCCGACCGCCCCAGCGTGGCTGATGTTCGTGTGGCCGGGTTCCTCGGGGGTGTCACCTTGCGGGGGGACCTGTCCGCGGAAGTCGTCGCGGACAAGCTAATCGACATCGGGTTCATCTCACGCCCCCTGCGCGGCAACACGCTGCAACTGAGCCCTCCCTTCATCACGACCGACGAGGAACTCACTCAGTACGTCGGCGCCATCTCCCACGTTCTGATTGAGGAGGAGTCCAAATGA
- a CDS encoding LysR family transcriptional regulator, with translation MRKLVLLREVQLRGSITAAAQALSYSHSAVSQQLSALEAQAGVPLLEKVGRGVRLTNAGEELARHAEDIVAILERAESDLASSDTNVRGVLRLAAFTTVSRLLVPGLISRLHELHPQLNVRYRQVEPETGLRLLSSRRIDVLMVDTYPGTSHSTPPDLHAELLLEDPIRVYPPANSNAVRLEHLKRTRWVLEPSGTEANAWTRNLCRQNGFEPDVAFESPDLLFHLRMVQAGVAAAFLPDLLVRGAGVDVASAALADLHHLRGISFVCRSGAERRPSVTACRAAFGQLLADGQG, from the coding sequence GTGCGCAAGCTGGTCTTACTTCGCGAGGTGCAGTTGCGAGGGAGTATCACGGCGGCAGCGCAGGCGCTGTCGTATTCGCACTCTGCGGTATCTCAGCAGCTGAGCGCCTTGGAGGCTCAGGCCGGCGTACCACTCTTGGAGAAGGTCGGCCGGGGTGTCCGCCTCACCAATGCCGGCGAGGAACTGGCTCGCCATGCCGAGGATATCGTGGCCATACTCGAACGCGCGGAAAGCGACCTGGCGTCCAGTGACACCAACGTTCGCGGTGTGCTCAGACTCGCCGCATTCACTACTGTCAGCCGCCTGCTGGTTCCCGGATTGATTTCCCGCTTGCATGAACTCCACCCGCAGCTCAATGTTCGGTACCGGCAGGTCGAACCTGAAACCGGTCTGCGGCTGTTGTCGTCACGCCGGATCGACGTCCTGATGGTCGATACTTACCCCGGCACTTCGCATTCGACACCTCCGGACCTGCACGCCGAACTCCTGCTGGAGGATCCCATTCGGGTGTACCCGCCTGCCAACTCGAACGCTGTACGTCTCGAACATTTGAAGCGTACGCGTTGGGTGCTGGAGCCAAGCGGTACGGAGGCGAACGCGTGGACTCGAAATCTCTGTCGCCAGAATGGCTTTGAGCCGGATGTGGCGTTCGAGTCGCCGGATCTCTTGTTCCACCTCCGGATGGTTCAGGCAGGTGTGGCAGCGGCCTTCCTGCCCGACCTACTCGTGCGCGGCGCTGGTGTGGACGTGGCTTCGGCTGCTCTGGCAGACCTTCACCACCTGCGCGGCATCTCCTTTGTCTGCCGCTCCGGCGCCGAGCGACGTCCCTCCGTGACCGCGTGCCGAGCAGCGTTCGGCCAGTTGCTCGCTGATGGACAAGGGTGA
- a CDS encoding aspartate aminotransferase family protein: MANGFDRERLDELPSALRQKVQRRERVLGPGYRLFYDVPVEVVRGQGTYLYDSAGNEFLDAYNNVPCVGHSHPRVVDAVHRQMQLVNTNTRYVQDMVVDYAEDLLGTFPDELGNVTFTSTGSEANDLALRVARRVTGSEGVIVTANAYHGLTAAVAACSPSLGENSPLGPHVRTISAPDPRLAAGDLSAHLATEVRRAVADLRRHGFGLSALMADSIFSSDGVFADPPGFLAAAMEEVHTAGGLWIADEVQPGFGRTGTTWWGFQRHGITPDIVTIGKPMGNGLPIAAGVFRPHLLTEFGRDIRYFNTFGGNSVSIAAAHEVLRVIRDEKLIANAGAVGAVLRDGIAQITGNDPRFTDVRGAGLFIGVEVGSTEHPVRPDPRAAASIVNRLRDRRVLISASGYHGNVLKIRPPMAFRAADADRLLTELESVVRSELDPG, translated from the coding sequence ATGGCCAACGGATTCGATCGTGAGCGGCTCGACGAGCTTCCCTCGGCACTGCGCCAGAAGGTGCAGCGCCGCGAGCGGGTGCTAGGACCCGGATATCGGCTCTTCTACGACGTACCAGTCGAAGTCGTCCGGGGGCAGGGGACCTACCTGTATGACTCAGCCGGCAACGAGTTCCTAGACGCGTACAACAACGTGCCGTGCGTCGGGCACTCCCATCCGCGAGTGGTCGACGCCGTTCACCGGCAGATGCAGTTGGTGAACACCAACACCCGCTACGTCCAGGACATGGTCGTGGACTACGCCGAGGACCTCCTCGGTACCTTTCCCGACGAACTCGGCAACGTCACCTTCACCAGTACCGGCTCGGAGGCCAACGACCTCGCGCTACGGGTGGCGCGACGGGTGACCGGCAGTGAGGGGGTCATCGTCACGGCCAACGCCTACCACGGTCTGACGGCCGCGGTCGCCGCATGCTCGCCCTCACTGGGTGAGAATTCTCCGCTCGGCCCTCACGTGCGGACGATCTCGGCCCCCGACCCGCGGTTGGCGGCTGGTGACCTTTCGGCTCATCTGGCGACCGAGGTGCGACGTGCGGTCGCGGATCTGCGGCGGCACGGATTCGGCCTCAGCGCGCTGATGGCAGACAGCATCTTCTCTTCCGACGGCGTGTTCGCGGACCCCCCGGGCTTCCTGGCCGCTGCCATGGAGGAGGTGCACACTGCTGGCGGGCTGTGGATCGCCGACGAGGTACAACCAGGATTCGGACGTACCGGCACCACGTGGTGGGGATTCCAGCGACACGGAATCACACCAGACATCGTGACCATTGGAAAGCCGATGGGTAACGGGCTGCCGATCGCGGCCGGCGTGTTCCGCCCGCACCTGCTCACCGAGTTCGGCCGAGATATTCGATACTTCAACACATTTGGTGGCAACTCGGTGTCAATCGCCGCAGCGCACGAGGTGCTACGAGTGATACGCGACGAGAAGCTGATCGCCAACGCCGGGGCAGTGGGTGCGGTGCTGCGCGACGGCATCGCCCAGATCACGGGCAACGACCCGCGTTTCACCGACGTGCGAGGCGCTGGCCTCTTCATCGGCGTGGAGGTCGGCTCGACCGAGCACCCCGTCCGTCCGGATCCGCGGGCGGCGGCATCGATCGTCAACCGTCTGCGCGACCGTCGCGTGCTCATCTCCGCTTCCGGCTATCACGGAAACGTTCTCAAGATCCGTCCGCCGATGGCGTTCCGCGCCGCGGATGCCGACCGGCTGCTCACCGAGCTCGAGTCGGTGGTGAGGAGCGAACTCGATCCGGGCTAG
- a CDS encoding phosphotransferase: MSKASIDQVDSNVAVAAAAAELLGCGIERVTQLGGEFNRTFHLYADDGRRFIAKTVPDDDVERAQVRWQHDLLDRCGPSSDLPTPSVMRDPSGSDTATLSLGADPWLVSCYSWLPGRIVGEIPSHTADLLAAWGRAAGHMVVALEGMTPGPEIRTTHEWDLLAAPRAIATHFDAVADDEGRRSVETVLQWFDDIVAPRIADLPRSVIHQDLNDHNVLAEVDASGVQLLTGVIDFTDALLTARVSEVAIAGAYAMLRKPDPVAALATVVNGFGEVVELTELEVSVLYPMAALRLALNGVTWASRNAALQGGYGWKRSQYTWATLAQLVALHPRDVLDTLQSHRGAPQLDQSPG, from the coding sequence ATGTCCAAAGCGTCTATCGACCAGGTCGATTCGAACGTCGCCGTTGCCGCCGCGGCGGCCGAATTGCTGGGGTGTGGGATCGAGCGGGTCACCCAGCTTGGTGGCGAGTTCAACCGCACCTTTCATCTGTACGCCGACGATGGCCGGCGTTTCATCGCCAAGACGGTTCCCGACGACGACGTGGAACGCGCACAGGTGCGTTGGCAGCACGACTTGCTCGACCGATGCGGACCGTCTTCGGATCTGCCCACGCCCAGCGTGATGCGAGATCCATCTGGGTCCGATACCGCCACCCTGTCGTTGGGCGCCGATCCGTGGTTGGTGTCCTGCTATTCCTGGCTTCCCGGACGAATCGTGGGCGAGATACCCAGTCATACAGCGGATCTCCTCGCGGCATGGGGTCGAGCTGCGGGGCACATGGTCGTCGCCTTGGAGGGGATGACCCCCGGACCGGAGATCAGAACTACCCACGAATGGGACCTCCTGGCTGCGCCTAGGGCCATTGCAACGCATTTCGACGCAGTCGCGGACGACGAGGGTCGCCGTAGCGTCGAAACCGTGTTGCAGTGGTTCGACGACATCGTCGCACCACGAATCGCGGACCTGCCACGCTCGGTCATCCACCAGGATCTGAACGACCACAACGTCCTTGCCGAGGTCGATGCGTCGGGTGTCCAACTGCTCACCGGAGTCATCGACTTCACCGACGCACTGTTGACGGCCAGGGTCAGCGAGGTCGCAATCGCCGGGGCCTACGCCATGCTCAGGAAGCCAGATCCAGTGGCGGCGCTCGCAACCGTGGTCAACGGATTCGGCGAGGTGGTCGAACTGACCGAACTCGAAGTGTCGGTGCTCTACCCGATGGCTGCGCTCCGCCTCGCGCTCAACGGAGTGACGTGGGCGTCGAGGAATGCAGCCCTCCAAGGCGGCTACGGGTGGAAGCGATCCCAGTACACCTGGGCAACTCTGGCGCAGCTGGTCGCGCTCCACCCCCGGGATGTCCTGGACACGCTGCAAAGCCATCGGGGGGCGCCTCAGCTCGACCAATCACCAGGATGA
- a CDS encoding phosphotransferase, whose protein sequence is MTSFTEPFERLDAEQIRPLLNAVYGIEIVGTPIRLPTERDDTYRVATRTGDGYVVKVAHPGDHPRIVDLQVAAMIHVGRRDPRLPLERILCAVDGQRQPSVEMRDGRRRIMRVTTFLPGRTLRSVEPSPGQLRQCGQVLARMANALNDFDHEAADRHLMFDLQNFGELAAMRRLSDTPAVRWVFDWFESVFQSAAAELPKQVVHGDFSLDNILVDPVADTFVQGVLDWGDVMRSWRAADLASGLASQVAANGDAWERPRHMIDGYREECEMTDAESGLIRGLVSMRITQRLLMALHLSAAMPDNAEYLSRNVEWSAAQLSNLVDA, encoded by the coding sequence ATGACCTCGTTCACGGAACCGTTCGAGCGGCTGGACGCAGAGCAGATACGGCCACTGCTCAACGCGGTATACGGGATCGAAATCGTCGGCACTCCAATACGATTGCCAACGGAACGCGACGACACGTACCGCGTGGCTACGCGCACTGGCGACGGCTACGTGGTCAAGGTAGCCCATCCCGGCGACCATCCGCGCATCGTCGACTTACAGGTCGCGGCCATGATTCACGTCGGTCGTCGGGATCCCCGGCTGCCACTGGAGCGGATCCTGTGCGCCGTCGACGGGCAACGACAACCCAGCGTCGAAATGCGCGACGGCCGCCGCAGGATCATGCGGGTGACGACCTTCCTCCCCGGTCGAACCTTGAGGTCCGTTGAGCCATCGCCTGGACAGCTTCGCCAATGTGGCCAGGTACTGGCGCGAATGGCGAACGCCCTCAACGACTTCGACCATGAGGCAGCAGACCGCCATTTGATGTTCGATCTACAGAACTTCGGCGAACTCGCCGCCATGCGCCGGCTTTCCGACACCCCGGCCGTGCGTTGGGTCTTCGACTGGTTCGAATCCGTCTTCCAGTCCGCGGCAGCCGAGCTCCCCAAACAGGTGGTGCACGGTGACTTCAGTCTCGACAACATCCTCGTCGACCCCGTCGCGGACACCTTCGTCCAGGGGGTATTGGACTGGGGCGATGTGATGCGTTCCTGGCGCGCCGCCGATTTGGCGAGCGGGCTGGCGTCCCAGGTGGCCGCGAACGGCGATGCGTGGGAGCGCCCCCGGCACATGATCGACGGATACCGCGAGGAGTGCGAGATGACCGACGCCGAGTCCGGATTGATTCGCGGTCTGGTGTCCATGCGGATCACTCAGCGGCTCCTGATGGCCCTCCATCTCAGCGCAGCGATGCCGGACAATGCCGAATATCTGTCGCGCAACGTCGAATGGAGTGCCGCGCAGTTATCGAACCTCGTCGACGCCTAA
- a CDS encoding phosphoheptose isomerase family protein translates to MGPSAEGQCVKLFGSWFSKAWRSTTSIWGVVVKELWDGGRRTRFRLPQAGQLAHEREVLIRACRGKDLLALYGEIDAHLDNCARIQNAARSAHLLERTEE, encoded by the coding sequence ATGGGACCGTCAGCCGAGGGCCAGTGCGTGAAGCTCTTCGGCAGCTGGTTCAGCAAGGCATGGCGGTCGACAACTTCAATCTGGGGCGTCGTGGTCAAGGAACTGTGGGATGGCGGTCGCCGCACTCGATTCCGACTACCCCAAGCGGGTCAATTGGCCCATGAGCGCGAGGTTCTGATCCGAGCCTGCCGCGGCAAGGATCTCCTCGCGCTCTACGGCGAGATCGACGCGCACCTCGACAACTGCGCACGGATCCAGAACGCCGCACGGTCTGCCCACCTGCTAGAGCGCACCGAGGAATGA
- a CDS encoding aspartate aminotransferase family protein: MTTTGNKTDTGVPAAMPNAFDPASAASLKPALRSLVERRQNVIAPSNRLFYSTPVDVVRAEGVHLFDTEGNEYLDAYNNVPAVGHCNPHVVEAISRQAGILNSNTRYLTPTLVDYSERLLATHHPAIDQVLYTCSGSEANDLAIRMARYETGGDAVIVTSNAYHGLTASIAEISPTLGPNVPLGAKTLTIDAPDYATDEDAETVGAKMASRVAEAIAHLERHGMRLAAMLVDTVFSSDGLITGPAGFLGPVVDVVHAAGGFFIADEVQAGFGRTGEAMWGYQRHGITPDLVTMGKPMANGLPLAAVATQSEHAARFGRDIRYFNTSAGNSVCISAANAMLDVFENDDILGNVRAVGRRMLDGLTELTRRHACATTARGAGLFVAVDLVDPETGDPAPQLAAFVVNGLRERRILVSNTGPFENVLKIRPPLVFSPQNAQHFLQELDAVLAEATS, encoded by the coding sequence ATGACCACGACCGGGAACAAGACCGACACCGGCGTCCCGGCGGCGATGCCGAACGCATTCGATCCGGCCAGCGCCGCGAGCCTGAAGCCTGCGCTGCGTTCGCTGGTGGAGCGTCGACAGAATGTCATCGCCCCGAGCAACCGCCTGTTTTATAGCACCCCGGTCGACGTGGTCCGCGCAGAAGGCGTCCATCTGTTTGACACAGAGGGCAACGAGTACCTCGACGCCTACAACAACGTTCCCGCCGTCGGACATTGTAATCCCCATGTGGTGGAGGCCATTTCGCGACAGGCGGGAATCCTCAACAGCAACACGCGGTATCTCACGCCCACGCTGGTCGATTACAGCGAGCGGCTCTTGGCGACTCACCACCCGGCCATCGACCAGGTGCTCTACACGTGTTCGGGCAGCGAGGCCAACGATCTCGCCATCCGGATGGCACGGTATGAGACGGGCGGCGACGCCGTCATCGTGACGTCCAATGCCTATCACGGGCTTACGGCGTCCATTGCCGAAATATCACCGACGCTGGGCCCAAACGTTCCCCTCGGGGCGAAGACTTTGACCATCGACGCGCCGGACTACGCCACCGACGAGGACGCCGAAACTGTCGGCGCCAAGATGGCCTCGCGTGTGGCGGAGGCCATCGCCCACCTCGAGCGGCATGGAATGCGGCTTGCGGCCATGCTCGTCGACACCGTGTTCTCAAGCGATGGGCTGATCACCGGTCCAGCCGGATTCCTAGGCCCGGTCGTCGACGTGGTTCACGCAGCTGGCGGATTCTTCATCGCGGACGAGGTGCAGGCGGGCTTCGGTCGCACCGGCGAAGCGATGTGGGGCTACCAGCGTCACGGCATCACTCCCGATCTCGTCACCATGGGCAAGCCGATGGCCAACGGACTGCCCCTTGCCGCCGTGGCGACGCAGAGTGAGCATGCCGCCCGATTTGGCCGTGACATCCGTTACTTCAACACATCCGCGGGCAATTCGGTGTGCATCAGTGCCGCCAACGCCATGCTGGACGTCTTCGAGAACGACGACATCCTCGGGAACGTTCGCGCAGTGGGACGGCGGATGCTCGACGGCCTCACCGAGCTGACGCGGCGGCACGCATGCGCGACGACCGCGCGCGGAGCCGGACTGTTCGTGGCGGTGGACTTGGTCGACCCCGAGACGGGTGACCCGGCGCCGCAGTTGGCCGCGTTCGTGGTGAACGGCTTGCGTGAGCGGCGCATCCTGGTGAGCAATACCGGACCCTTCGAGAACGTGCTGAAGATTCGGCCGCCATTGGTCTTCTCGCCGCAGAACGCGCAGCATTTTTTGCAGGAGCTGGACGCGGTACTCGCCGAAGCGACGTCCTGA
- a CDS encoding NAD-dependent succinate-semialdehyde dehydrogenase, with protein sequence MSSYTVIDPRSGEELTSYPVDTDAEIDAKLDAAHGAYKTWARQTIEERVTLLKRLAQLHEERQDALAEIIQKEMGKSREDALGEIGVCISIYRYYAENAAAFLADETIDVTSGPGTAIVQRRPIGILLGIMPWNFPYYQVARFAGPNLALGNTILLKPAPQCPESGLALQGLFDDAGFPAGTYNNVFATNEQVERIIGDPRVQGVSVTGSERAGAAVAEIAGRNLKKVVLELGGSDPFIVLGVSDMDEAVDAAFEARMENTGQSCNAGKRVIVLDELYDDFVARYTAKMLARPASPVSSLVAAERLSDQVGRAVASGATLQTSGERDGAWFPPGVLTGVQPGGDVFYEEFFGPVAMVFRVQDEDEAIRIANDTPFGLGSYLFTTDAEQAHRVAEQLEAGMVYINGFGGEGAELPFGGVKRSGFGRELGRHGIDEFANKKLIRTLRQP encoded by the coding sequence ATGAGCAGCTATACCGTGATCGATCCGAGGTCCGGCGAGGAGCTGACGTCCTACCCGGTCGACACCGACGCCGAGATCGACGCGAAGCTCGACGCCGCCCACGGCGCCTACAAGACGTGGGCTCGCCAGACGATCGAGGAGCGGGTGACGCTTCTGAAACGCCTCGCCCAACTCCACGAAGAGCGTCAGGATGCACTCGCCGAGATCATCCAGAAGGAGATGGGGAAGTCTCGCGAGGACGCCCTCGGCGAGATCGGCGTGTGCATCTCGATCTATCGCTACTACGCCGAGAACGCCGCCGCATTCCTAGCCGACGAGACGATCGACGTCACCAGCGGCCCGGGTACCGCGATCGTCCAAAGGCGGCCCATCGGAATCCTTCTCGGCATCATGCCGTGGAACTTTCCTTACTACCAGGTGGCGCGATTCGCCGGACCGAACCTCGCGCTGGGCAATACGATCCTGCTCAAGCCGGCCCCGCAGTGCCCGGAATCCGGTCTCGCCCTGCAAGGCCTGTTCGATGATGCGGGGTTCCCGGCGGGAACCTACAACAACGTGTTCGCGACCAACGAGCAGGTCGAGCGGATCATCGGAGATCCCCGCGTGCAAGGCGTCTCGGTCACGGGTTCCGAGCGAGCGGGGGCGGCAGTCGCAGAGATCGCCGGCCGCAATCTAAAGAAGGTCGTCCTCGAACTCGGCGGATCGGATCCCTTCATCGTGCTCGGCGTCAGCGACATGGACGAGGCCGTCGATGCGGCCTTCGAGGCACGTATGGAGAACACCGGTCAGTCCTGCAACGCCGGCAAGCGCGTCATCGTCCTCGACGAGTTGTACGACGACTTCGTCGCGCGATACACCGCGAAGATGCTGGCGCGGCCCGCGTCCCCGGTATCCTCGCTGGTTGCCGCGGAGCGGCTGAGCGACCAGGTGGGCCGTGCCGTGGCCTCCGGAGCGACGCTGCAGACCAGCGGCGAACGCGACGGGGCCTGGTTCCCCCCGGGCGTGCTTACCGGCGTCCAACCCGGCGGTGACGTGTTCTACGAAGAGTTCTTCGGCCCGGTGGCGATGGTCTTCCGCGTCCAGGACGAGGACGAGGCGATCAGGATCGCCAACGACACCCCGTTCGGACTCGGCTCCTACCTCTTCACCACCGATGCCGAGCAGGCCCACCGGGTTGCCGAGCAACTCGAGGCGGGAATGGTCTACATCAACGGTTTTGGCGGCGAAGGTGCGGAGCTGCCGTTCGGTGGGGTCAAGCGTTCAGGCTTCGGGCGTGAACTCGGGCGTCATGGGATCGACGAGTTCGCGAACAAGAAGCTGATTCGCACCCTGCGCCAACCCTAA
- a CDS encoding N,N-dimethylformamidase beta subunit family domain-containing protein → MPDASFAGNYAGEHHVCQPGSFVEIDDPNSVLADPTDVAISVYVYATLPLSDRADSIGAYHVTQNSISLTNKRQTICGTWDEDTATGYALVLDDGVPTVLWGDDGQARTLSTASVLQANHWYRLDLHFGSAAGEVQLTQTPIANCMNQFSDQASPIDVDETTASLGQGTPARSAHPFRIAALARRDGDRWLAVAPFNGKIGALTVTRGGDPIDGTGAQLLARWHFGRSSSDDGLLLWDVVDLSDNKLDGRCFNAPIRAVTGPFYAGLSEDFRNAPDEFDAIHFHDDDIADADWPVAFTFAVPDDLPSGVYAARLAAHDKAHYVPFIVGPGSRKKEVALLLPTATYLAYANDRTAFEADGAEVIVSHTPILNQNDIDLQNHPEFGRCCYEIHNDGSGVVFSSVRKPIITLQPKHRAWYGANGVWGLPADLCIVHWLDTLDCEFDVITDDDLDAGGYELLADYKVVITGAHPEYVTRGELDALDLFTARGGRLMYLGGNGFFATASFVPDQPYVMELRRSAGGTRPHQSNYGERRHATSGEMAGLWRHKGKAPQRLTGVGFAAQGFDRSTHYERLEDSRDPLAAFVFEGIGDDEIIGDFGIMGGGAAGAEIDCYDPALGSPPGTLVLATSGPLTDAFLVVIEEVYENLPGQGGTEHPYVRSDMVLGALEGGGGFFSVGSIAWTAALSHNGYDNNVARITGNVLRRFVAKEPLDQIID, encoded by the coding sequence GTGCCCGACGCAAGTTTCGCGGGCAACTACGCCGGCGAACACCACGTCTGCCAGCCAGGGTCGTTCGTCGAGATCGACGACCCCAACTCGGTCCTCGCCGACCCGACCGACGTGGCGATCAGCGTGTACGTCTACGCGACGCTCCCCTTGTCCGACCGCGCCGACAGCATCGGCGCCTACCATGTCACGCAGAACTCCATCAGCCTGACCAATAAGCGTCAAACAATCTGTGGCACGTGGGATGAGGACACTGCGACGGGTTACGCGCTGGTGCTGGACGACGGAGTGCCCACCGTGCTGTGGGGCGACGACGGACAGGCGCGAACGCTCTCCACCGCGAGCGTCCTGCAGGCAAACCACTGGTACCGACTCGATCTGCACTTCGGAAGCGCCGCGGGCGAAGTCCAACTGACGCAGACACCCATCGCAAACTGCATGAACCAATTCTCCGATCAAGCCTCGCCCATCGACGTGGACGAGACGACTGCTTCATTGGGTCAAGGCACCCCCGCCCGAAGTGCTCATCCATTCCGGATCGCGGCGCTCGCCCGCCGCGACGGCGACCGGTGGCTCGCCGTCGCACCGTTCAACGGCAAAATCGGCGCACTCACCGTAACCCGGGGCGGAGACCCGATCGACGGCACCGGTGCCCAACTCCTCGCACGTTGGCACTTCGGTCGCTCGTCCTCCGACGACGGCCTCTTGCTGTGGGATGTCGTCGATCTTTCGGACAACAAGCTGGATGGTCGGTGCTTCAACGCGCCGATACGAGCAGTGACCGGGCCGTTCTACGCGGGGCTGTCGGAGGACTTTCGCAACGCACCCGATGAGTTCGACGCGATCCATTTCCACGACGACGACATCGCCGACGCCGATTGGCCCGTCGCGTTCACCTTCGCGGTCCCCGATGACCTTCCCAGCGGCGTGTACGCCGCCCGCCTGGCGGCGCACGACAAAGCGCACTACGTCCCGTTCATCGTGGGGCCCGGCAGCCGGAAGAAGGAGGTGGCACTGCTGCTTCCGACCGCCACCTATCTCGCCTACGCCAACGATCGGACCGCATTCGAAGCCGACGGCGCCGAGGTCATCGTGTCGCACACTCCGATCCTCAACCAGAATGACATCGATCTCCAGAACCACCCCGAATTCGGACGGTGCTGCTACGAAATCCACAATGACGGCAGTGGTGTCGTATTCAGCAGCGTGCGCAAGCCGATCATCACACTCCAGCCCAAGCACCGGGCCTGGTACGGGGCAAATGGCGTTTGGGGCCTGCCGGCAGATCTGTGCATCGTGCACTGGCTCGACACGCTCGACTGCGAGTTCGACGTCATCACCGACGACGACCTGGACGCAGGCGGCTACGAGCTGCTGGCCGACTACAAAGTGGTGATCACCGGCGCACATCCTGAGTACGTCACCCGCGGCGAACTGGATGCGCTCGACCTGTTTACCGCACGTGGCGGTCGGCTGATGTACCTGGGCGGCAATGGGTTCTTCGCGACCGCCTCGTTCGTGCCGGATCAGCCGTACGTGATGGAACTTCGCCGATCCGCCGGGGGCACCCGGCCCCACCAGTCGAACTACGGCGAACGACGGCACGCCACTTCGGGGGAGATGGCGGGACTGTGGCGGCACAAGGGCAAGGCGCCGCAGCGTTTGACCGGCGTCGGTTTCGCCGCGCAAGGATTCGACCGCTCGACCCACTACGAGCGGCTCGAAGACAGCCGTGATCCGCTCGCTGCGTTCGTGTTCGAGGGAATCGGTGACGATGAGATCATCGGTGACTTCGGTATTATGGGCGGTGGAGCGGCGGGGGCCGAAATCGACTGTTACGACCCGGCGCTGGGCTCTCCGCCGGGCACGCTGGTCCTCGCGACCTCTGGGCCGTTGACCGACGCCTTCCTGGTCGTCATCGAGGAAGTGTATGAGAACCTGCCCGGGCAGGGCGGCACTGAACACCCCTACGTTCGGTCCGACATGGTTCTCGGGGCACTCGAGGGCGGAGGCGGATTCTTCTCCGTCGGGTCGATCGCGTGGACGGCTGCCCTGTCGCACAACGGATATGACAACAACGTCGCGAGAATCACCGGCAACGTCCTGAGGCGCTTCGTGGCCAAGGAACCCCTGGATCAGATCATCGACTGA